From Calothrix sp. PCC 6303, a single genomic window includes:
- the glgA gene encoding glycogen synthase GlgA produces MYIVQIASECAPVIKAGGLGDVVYGLSRELENQGHCVELILPMYDCMRYDHIWGIHDAYKDLWVPWYDGQIHCSVYCGWVHGRVCFFIEAHSEDNFFHRGCYYGCDDDNMRFAFFSKAALQFLQQSNKCPDVIHCHDWQTGLIPVMLYEMYKYHGMEYQRICYTIHNFKHQGICGNEVLKATGLNRPEYYFQYDKVRDNFNGFALNMMKGGIVYSNAVTTVSPHHAWEALHTEINCGLGHTLDIHQGKFQGVLNGIDFEFWSPDVDKYIPNNYTTEDFEQKAYNKKALRERLNLDDSNKPLIAYIGRLDAQKGVHLVHHAIYHALERQAQFVLLGAATEPSIHSWFAHEKKFLADDPDVHIELGFNEELSHLIYAAADMIVVPSNYEPCGLTQMIGLKYGTVPIVRGVGGLVNTVFDWDYDTMHTPEERNGFVFFETDNYALESAMGRAIDLYNLSPELFCNLAIQGMKCDNSWKYPAEDYVEIYETIRHKHN; encoded by the coding sequence ATGTACATAGTGCAAATTGCCTCAGAATGCGCTCCTGTAATCAAAGCAGGGGGGTTAGGTGATGTAGTGTATGGACTCAGCAGGGAATTAGAAAATCAAGGACACTGTGTTGAGCTAATCCTGCCCATGTATGATTGTATGCGCTACGACCACATCTGGGGAATTCACGATGCCTACAAAGACTTGTGGGTACCCTGGTATGATGGGCAAATTCATTGCTCAGTTTACTGTGGTTGGGTACATGGCAGGGTGTGTTTTTTTATTGAGGCACATTCAGAAGATAATTTCTTCCATCGTGGTTGTTATTACGGTTGTGATGATGACAATATGCGCTTTGCCTTTTTTAGCAAAGCAGCTTTACAGTTTTTGCAACAAAGTAACAAATGTCCTGATGTAATTCACTGTCACGACTGGCAAACTGGTTTAATTCCGGTGATGCTATACGAAATGTATAAATATCACGGTATGGAGTATCAGCGAATTTGCTACACCATCCACAACTTTAAGCATCAAGGAATTTGTGGTAACGAAGTTTTAAAGGCAACAGGTTTAAATCGTCCAGAATATTATTTCCAATACGACAAAGTACGGGATAATTTTAATGGCTTTGCCCTAAATATGATGAAAGGTGGCATTGTTTATTCTAATGCTGTGACAACTGTTTCTCCACACCATGCATGGGAAGCTTTACATACCGAAATTAATTGTGGTTTGGGACATACTTTAGATATTCATCAAGGCAAGTTCCAAGGTGTTCTCAATGGAATTGATTTTGAATTTTGGAGTCCGGATGTTGATAAATATATACCCAATAACTATACAACAGAAGATTTTGAGCAAAAAGCCTATAACAAAAAAGCATTACGGGAAAGATTGAATTTAGATGATAGCAATAAACCTTTAATTGCGTATATTGGGCGTTTAGATGCTCAAAAAGGTGTCCATTTAGTTCACCATGCAATTTACCACGCACTGGAAAGACAAGCACAATTTGTCCTCTTAGGTGCAGCAACTGAACCCAGTATTCACAGTTGGTTTGCCCATGAAAAGAAATTTTTAGCTGATGATCCCGACGTGCATATTGAACTTGGTTTTAATGAGGAATTATCCCATCTGATCTACGCTGCTGCGGATATGATTGTTGTTCCGAGTAATTATGAACCCTGCGGTTTAACACAAATGATTGGTTTAAAATACGGTACAGTACCAATTGTTAGAGGCGTAGGGGGGTTAGTAAATACTGTGTTTGATTGGGATTATGATACGATGCATACCCCGGAAGAACGTAATGGTTTTGTGTTTTTTGAAACCGATAATTATGCTTTAGAATCTGCTATGGGTAGGGCAATTGATTTATATAATCTCAGTCCCGAACTATTCTGCAATTTAGCAATTCAAGGGATGAAATGCGATAATTCTTGGAAGTATCCGGCGGAAGATTATGTGGAAATTTATGAGACTATTCGTCATAAACATAACTGA